The following coding sequences are from one Virgibacillus necropolis window:
- a CDS encoding REP-associated tyrosine transposase, protein MARKARIWFPGAIYHITARGNRRDSIFHDFHDYQSYMGLIGSCKQDFPFFIHAYCLMPNHIHLLLETKEEPPGNIIKFIHSRYAIYFNKRYELTGHVFQGRYHPKLINSNDYFLKASRYIHLNPVEAKMTSKPEHYFWSSYSNYMDGSEEKSILETSRVLSLFQEPCRKKYCTYVEQIEKRI, encoded by the coding sequence ATGGCTCGAAAAGCTCGAATATGGTTTCCAGGGGCAATTTATCATATTACTGCTCGTGGAAATAGACGTGATAGTATATTTCATGACTTCCATGATTATCAATCTTATATGGGCCTGATTGGTTCATGTAAGCAAGACTTTCCTTTTTTCATTCATGCATATTGCCTTATGCCAAATCACATCCACCTTCTCCTCGAAACAAAAGAGGAACCACCTGGTAACATCATTAAGTTTATCCATTCCCGCTATGCCATTTATTTCAATAAGCGTTACGAACTAACCGGGCATGTTTTCCAAGGCCGTTACCATCCAAAATTGATTAATTCAAATGATTATTTCCTAAAAGCCAGTAGATATATTCACTTAAACCCAGTGGAGGCAAAAATGACTTCTAAACCTGAACATTATTTCTGGAGTAGTTATTCCAATTACATGGATGGATCCGAAGAAAAATCAATACTCGAAACTAGTCGGGTATTATCGTTATTCCAAGAACCATGTAGAAAAAAATATTGCACATATGTAGAACAAATAGAAAAGAGGATATAA
- a CDS encoding DUF3298 and DUF4163 domain-containing protein — protein MATPVLPVSIQTMILQQQGTTIYYPQIVGLSNTNVQQTINQTIYQQVQSLIQQQYQQQGTNSFTEMIGSFEIKTNERNILSLSLTNYAYAYQHAHGLTLMKSLTFNVQTGEQYQLKDLFKPGSNYVEALSKIVQTQINERNIQLLGEFSGISPDQDFYIADKALVIYFQLYEITPYYVGFPMFPISVFSLQDIMNENGPLGQMAVNN, from the coding sequence ATGGCCACCCCAGTTTTACCTGTTTCGATACAAACAATGATACTGCAACAGCAGGGAACCACTATTTATTACCCGCAAATAGTTGGTTTATCGAATACGAATGTACAACAAACTATTAACCAGACTATCTACCAGCAGGTTCAATCATTGATACAGCAGCAATACCAACAGCAAGGCACCAATTCATTTACGGAAATGATTGGATCTTTTGAAATTAAAACTAATGAACGAAATATTCTAAGCCTATCCTTGACCAATTACGCATATGCTTATCAACACGCTCACGGCTTAACACTAATGAAGTCTTTAACCTTTAACGTACAAACTGGAGAACAATACCAGCTCAAAGATTTGTTTAAACCTGGAAGCAATTATGTAGAAGCTCTTTCAAAAATCGTCCAGACTCAAATAAATGAGCGGAACATACAGCTTTTGGGTGAGTTTTCAGGAATTTCGCCTGACCAGGATTTCTATATCGCCGACAAAGCACTCGTCATTTATTTCCAGCTTTACGAAATTACACCATACTACGTTGGTTTTCCAATGTTCCCGATATCTGTTTTTTCCCTCCAAGATATCATGAATGAGAATGGTCCGCTTGGACAAATGGCGGTGAATAATTAA
- a CDS encoding S66 peptidase family protein, protein MTIKPPILQPGDTIGIVTLGSPLAAGIINSRIETLRSLGFHVVLGDYVYAADGFLAGTDEQRASDLMNMFADDQVKMILPTRGGVGVAGILPYLDYYFIQSHPKILSGYSDITVLLNVLAQYSNLITFHSLMLIDFTLNTPPYNYDQFFSATSTLTSPRQINNPPGIPQISKVPGNVTGPVVGGNLTSFVDTLGTPFEIDTKGRILLLEDTHEPINTVYRYMNALKLAGKLQDCIGIVMGQCTECPVSYGVSYENLINEFVVPLGKPLMTNVTTGHGIYQAAIPIGATVNLDTVNNTLTVLESTVSLEDIPPIL, encoded by the coding sequence ATGACGATAAAACCACCCATTCTACAACCAGGTGATACGATTGGTATTGTTACTTTAGGAAGTCCGCTAGCTGCCGGCATAATAAATAGCCGAATCGAAACACTAAGAAGTTTGGGGTTTCATGTTGTATTAGGGGATTACGTATATGCTGCAGATGGCTTTCTTGCCGGTACGGATGAGCAGCGCGCCTCTGACTTGATGAATATGTTCGCAGATGACCAGGTTAAAATGATTCTACCCACAAGAGGGGGTGTTGGTGTTGCGGGGATTCTTCCTTATCTTGATTATTACTTTATTCAAAGCCACCCCAAAATTTTATCCGGATATAGTGACATTACAGTATTGTTAAATGTCCTGGCCCAATATTCTAATTTAATTACATTCCACAGCCTTATGTTAATTGATTTTACGTTGAATACACCTCCATACAATTATGATCAGTTTTTTTCAGCGACTTCAACATTGACTTCACCAAGACAAATTAATAATCCCCCAGGCATCCCCCAGATAAGTAAAGTACCGGGTAATGTGACCGGGCCGGTTGTTGGTGGAAACCTCACCTCATTTGTAGATACGCTCGGAACTCCCTTTGAAATTGATACCAAGGGTAGAATATTGCTTTTGGAAGACACCCACGAGCCGATTAATACTGTTTATAGGTACATGAATGCCCTTAAATTGGCGGGGAAACTTCAGGATTGTATCGGAATTGTGATGGGACAATGTACGGAATGCCCCGTTTCTTACGGAGTATCCTATGAAAATCTAATCAATGAATTTGTTGTCCCCCTTGGAAAGCCACTGATGACAAATGTCACAACAGGACACGGCATATATCAAGCAGCAATCCCTATTGGTGCAACAGTAAATTTGGACACCGTTAATAATACGCTGACTGTTCTTGAATCAACCGTTAGCCTTGAAGACATTCCTCCGATTCTTTAA
- a CDS encoding uracil-DNA glycosylase, producing the protein MTDFCPVSFPEEPTPDNCKECRECGLYEHGSRMVWGEGNPDAPIMVILDNPGLREDREGNEFVCGTRQTLQQVANNVGLNMDDLYVTYILKRKPTRSYEKEWVRETCMIHLSQQLQVKQPEFILCLGNVAVQSFFKNPDVDVKSLRGATHDVQGYLTMVAYHPLAVRRRPNLWGKFKEDWTNVANHYRLKGDSPPLR; encoded by the coding sequence TTGACAGATTTTTGTCCAGTTTCATTTCCAGAGGAACCAACTCCCGATAATTGTAAGGAGTGCAGGGAATGCGGTTTATACGAGCATGGATCAAGAATGGTATGGGGTGAAGGAAACCCGGATGCACCGATTATGGTAATCCTTGATAATCCTGGTTTGCGTGAAGATCGGGAAGGAAATGAATTTGTATGTGGAACGAGACAAACGTTACAACAAGTTGCCAATAATGTTGGGTTAAACATGGATGATCTGTATGTAACATATATTTTAAAGAGAAAGCCTACACGATCATACGAAAAGGAGTGGGTCCGCGAAACTTGTATGATTCATCTAAGCCAGCAACTTCAAGTCAAACAGCCTGAATTTATTCTTTGCTTAGGAAACGTAGCAGTCCAATCCTTTTTTAAAAACCCTGACGTTGATGTAAAGTCTCTACGTGGTGCTACGCATGATGTACAAGGATACCTGACGATGGTAGCATATCATCCCTTAGCTGTTAGGCGGCGTCCGAATTTATGGGGAAAGTTTAAAGAGGATTGGACGAATGTTGCCAATCATTATCGATTAAAGGGGGACAGTCCCCCTTTACGCTAA
- the argH gene encoding argininosuccinate lyase, which produces MAKLWSGRFTKDTNKLVDEFTASISFDQKLANQDIEGSLAHVQMLGECGIITLDEAKTIQAGLQTILEKLEKGEVEFSVEHEDVHMNLEKLLIDEIGPVGGKLHTGRSRNDQVATDMHLYLRTKTKAIVELLEKVQSAIITQAKDNIKTILPGYTHLQRAQPVSFAHHLLAYFWMFERDKERLQDSLKRINILPLGAGALAGTTFPINRDRVAELLEFDDVYPNSMDAVSDRDFILEFLSIASILMVHLSRLSEEMVIWSSQEFQFIELDDSFCTGSSIMPQKKNPDVPELLRGKTGRVFGDLVGLLTVLKGLPLAYNKDLQEDKEGMFDTADTLEGSLTLLAPMLETMTVNDMKMRSAVTQDYSNATDIADYLATKGMPFRQAHEVIGKIVIYAIEKEKYLLDLDMDEYKSFSALFEEDVFDYLEPEHVVGARKSKGGTAAEQIEQQLELAEGKL; this is translated from the coding sequence ATGGCAAAGCTTTGGAGTGGACGGTTTACAAAGGACACAAATAAACTTGTTGATGAATTTACAGCATCTATCTCATTTGACCAAAAATTAGCGAATCAAGACATTGAGGGTAGTCTTGCTCATGTTCAAATGCTCGGTGAGTGTGGCATTATCACATTGGATGAAGCAAAAACTATTCAAGCTGGACTCCAAACAATTTTAGAGAAGCTTGAAAAGGGTGAGGTTGAATTTTCGGTTGAACATGAAGATGTTCATATGAATCTGGAAAAGCTTCTAATCGATGAAATCGGTCCAGTAGGCGGAAAACTTCACACTGGCCGGAGCCGAAATGACCAAGTGGCAACCGACATGCATCTTTATCTTCGTACCAAGACGAAGGCAATTGTTGAATTACTAGAAAAGGTTCAGTCTGCTATCATCACGCAGGCAAAAGATAATATTAAAACGATCTTGCCTGGATACACCCATCTCCAACGTGCGCAGCCAGTGTCATTTGCTCACCATTTGTTAGCTTATTTTTGGATGTTTGAAAGAGATAAAGAAAGGTTACAAGACAGTCTGAAGCGGATTAACATTCTCCCCTTAGGGGCTGGGGCGTTGGCTGGAACAACTTTCCCAATTAATCGTGACCGTGTTGCCGAACTTTTAGAATTTGATGATGTTTATCCTAACAGCATGGACGCTGTGAGCGATCGGGATTTTATTCTTGAGTTTTTATCAATTGCATCAATCCTAATGGTGCATCTTTCAAGACTATCAGAGGAAATGGTAATCTGGAGCAGTCAGGAATTTCAGTTTATTGAGCTTGACGATTCTTTTTGCACTGGTTCAAGCATCATGCCGCAAAAGAAGAATCCAGATGTTCCTGAGTTGTTAAGGGGGAAAACTGGACGTGTATTTGGGGATTTAGTTGGTCTACTAACCGTACTGAAGGGGTTACCTTTAGCTTACAACAAAGATTTGCAAGAGGATAAAGAGGGCATGTTCGATACGGCTGACACATTAGAAGGCTCATTGACATTACTTGCCCCAATGCTAGAAACAATGACAGTGAATGATATGAAGATGCGAAGTGCTGTAACGCAAGATTATTCTAATGCGACTGACATTGCTGATTATTTAGCCACAAAAGGCATGCCATTTCGACAAGCGCATGAAGTTATCGGAAAGATTGTCATTTATGCAATTGAAAAAGAGAAGTATTTATTAGATTTGGATATGGACGAATATAAATCGTTTAGCGCATTATTTGAAGAAGATGTTTTCGATTACTTAGAACCAGAGCATGTGGTAGGGGCGAGAAAAAGTAAGGGCGGAACAGCCGCAGAACAAATTGAACAGCAATTGGAACTTGCAGAGGGAAAATTATAG